From a single SAR202 cluster bacterium genomic region:
- the metH gene encoding methionine synthase, with protein sequence MKKLMSQRILLVDGAMGTRIQQYKLTASDFGGTQLEGCNEYLNITRPDVIGEIHRSYLEAGADIIETNSFGSTPLVLGEYGLAERAVEISAASARIAREAADEFSTNGKPRFVAGSMGPTTKAISVTGGVTWNELVEHFYTQAAGLWEGGADFMLVETQQDTLNVKAALAAIEKLSKDLGEEVPVAVQCTIETMGTTLGGQDIEAFYVSLANRELLWIGMNCATGPEFMRDHVRTLARLSRFPVAVIPNAGLPDENGQYNQTPEMMARTLGVYAHEGWVNVIGGCCGTSQEHIARLHSITEVEKPRKLAQLNITMISGLEPLTVDESTRPILVGERTNVLGSRQFKKLIAEGKFEEASEVGRRQVRGGAHILDVCLQDPDRHEMADISTFLDHLLRKVKVPIMLDSTDANVLHQSLKKLPGKGVINSINLEDGEERFKRVVPLARQFGAALVVGCIDEDKKQAQAITRERKLQIAERSYKLLTEKYGIPPEDIIFDPLVFPIGTGDQNYVTAGMETIEGVRLIKERFQLCKTVLGISNVSFGLPASGREVLNSVFLYHCVQAGLDMAIVNSERLVRYASIPEEERRLSEDLIWQRGEDPVAAFAAHFRERKVERTLEDRKKLPLDQRIANCIIEGSKEGLLEDLDEAMKGRRPLEIINGPLMAGMDEVGRLFARNELIVAEVLSSAEAMKSAVAHLEPHMEKAEAASRGSIILATVKGDVHDIGKNLVDIILSNNGYKVINLGIKVPPQDLIAAYQQHRPDMIGLSGLLVKSAQMMVETVRDLRDAEIECPILVGGAALTNRFTRLRIAPQYEEGLVAYAKDAMTGLELANRIREPEERARMKATVDEEGRLLEADEAAKEAGRRDLRPTELPKGTVSVVESVPAPPDLKLHIIKGYDLSEIFDYINPVMLYTRHLGFKGRFEEALDAGDAKAIELRDQVKAVEDAMLIREDIKADAVYKFFRAASEGDDVVVLSPDGRDVLERFRFGRQSGGDGLCLSDYLLPRSSGKADYIGAFVTTIGPGVRVLAEMWKGHGRYLDSHILQVLALEGAEAFAELLHQKMRAMWGFQDPAGISKQDLFKANYQGRRFSFGYPACPRLDDQGQLWRLLEPERHIGVGLTEGFMMEPEGSVSALVFHHPQAKYFNLSPSDAERLEKALAAS encoded by the coding sequence ATGAAAAAGCTGATGTCCCAGCGTATTTTGCTGGTGGATGGGGCTATGGGCACTCGCATACAGCAGTACAAACTGACGGCGTCGGATTTTGGCGGGACGCAGCTTGAGGGATGCAACGAGTATTTAAACATTACCCGGCCTGACGTCATCGGAGAGATACACCGGTCTTACCTGGAGGCGGGGGCGGACATCATTGAGACAAACTCGTTTGGAAGCACACCGCTAGTGCTGGGGGAGTACGGGCTGGCGGAGCGGGCGGTGGAGATAAGCGCGGCGTCGGCGAGGATTGCGAGAGAGGCGGCGGACGAGTTTTCGACCAACGGGAAGCCGCGGTTTGTGGCGGGGTCTATGGGGCCGACGACGAAGGCGATATCGGTCACGGGAGGGGTCACCTGGAATGAGCTGGTAGAGCACTTCTACACGCAGGCCGCCGGTCTTTGGGAGGGCGGCGCCGATTTTATGCTAGTGGAGACGCAACAGGATACGTTGAACGTGAAGGCTGCGCTGGCGGCTATTGAGAAGCTGTCGAAGGACCTTGGGGAGGAGGTGCCGGTGGCGGTGCAGTGCACCATCGAGACCATGGGCACAACGCTGGGGGGGCAGGACATTGAGGCGTTTTACGTGTCGCTGGCGAATCGCGAGCTGCTGTGGATTGGGATGAACTGCGCCACGGGGCCGGAGTTCATGAGAGACCACGTGCGGACGCTAGCTAGGCTGTCGCGGTTCCCGGTGGCTGTAATACCTAACGCCGGGCTGCCAGACGAAAACGGCCAGTACAACCAGACGCCGGAGATGATGGCGAGGACGTTGGGAGTCTATGCACACGAAGGATGGGTCAACGTCATCGGCGGATGCTGCGGGACGAGCCAAGAGCACATCGCCAGGCTTCACTCCATAACAGAGGTTGAGAAGCCAAGGAAGCTAGCGCAACTGAACATTACTATGATATCGGGGCTAGAGCCGCTGACGGTGGACGAAAGCACGCGTCCCATTTTAGTGGGAGAGCGGACGAACGTGCTGGGCAGCCGCCAGTTCAAGAAGTTGATTGCCGAAGGGAAGTTCGAGGAGGCGTCGGAGGTGGGGCGGCGGCAGGTACGGGGCGGCGCGCACATACTGGACGTGTGCTTGCAGGACCCGGACCGGCACGAGATGGCGGATATTTCGACGTTTTTGGACCACCTGCTTCGCAAAGTTAAGGTCCCGATTATGCTAGACTCGACGGACGCCAATGTGCTTCACCAGTCGCTGAAGAAGCTGCCAGGGAAGGGTGTAATAAACTCGATAAACCTGGAGGATGGCGAGGAGCGGTTCAAGCGTGTGGTGCCGCTAGCCCGGCAGTTTGGGGCGGCGCTGGTGGTGGGATGCATCGACGAGGATAAGAAGCAGGCGCAGGCGATAACGAGGGAGCGGAAGCTTCAGATAGCGGAGCGCTCTTACAAGCTGCTGACGGAGAAGTACGGCATCCCGCCGGAAGACATTATTTTCGACCCCTTAGTGTTTCCCATCGGAACGGGAGACCAAAACTACGTCACGGCAGGGATGGAGACCATTGAAGGCGTGCGGCTGATTAAGGAGAGGTTCCAGCTGTGCAAGACAGTGCTGGGTATATCAAACGTGTCCTTTGGGCTGCCAGCGTCGGGGCGGGAGGTGCTGAACTCCGTATTCCTTTACCACTGCGTCCAGGCCGGACTTGATATGGCGATAGTTAACAGCGAACGGCTGGTGCGGTATGCGTCGATTCCCGAAGAGGAGCGGAGGCTGTCGGAGGACTTGATATGGCAGCGGGGCGAGGACCCGGTGGCGGCCTTCGCAGCCCACTTCCGGGAGCGGAAGGTGGAGCGGACGCTGGAGGATAGGAAGAAGCTGCCGCTGGACCAGCGCATAGCTAACTGCATAATCGAGGGTTCCAAGGAGGGGCTGCTGGAGGACCTGGACGAGGCGATGAAGGGCCGGAGGCCGCTGGAGATAATCAACGGTCCGCTGATGGCAGGGATGGATGAGGTGGGAAGGCTGTTCGCAAGGAATGAACTTATCGTGGCGGAGGTGTTGAGCTCGGCGGAGGCGATGAAGTCGGCGGTGGCGCACCTGGAGCCGCACATGGAGAAGGCAGAGGCGGCGTCGCGGGGGTCTATTATTCTGGCGACGGTGAAGGGCGACGTCCATGACATCGGCAAGAACCTGGTGGACATAATATTGTCCAACAATGGCTATAAGGTAATAAACCTTGGCATTAAGGTGCCGCCGCAGGACTTGATTGCAGCGTACCAGCAGCACAGGCCGGACATGATAGGGCTGTCAGGGCTGCTGGTGAAGTCGGCGCAGATGATGGTGGAGACGGTGCGGGACCTGCGGGACGCGGAGATAGAGTGCCCGATACTGGTGGGCGGCGCCGCGCTGACTAATCGGTTTACTCGACTGCGTATTGCGCCGCAGTATGAAGAAGGTCTTGTGGCTTACGCCAAGGACGCCATGACGGGCCTAGAACTGGCGAACCGTATCCGCGAGCCGGAGGAGCGGGCGAGGATGAAGGCGACAGTGGACGAGGAGGGCCGGCTGCTGGAGGCGGACGAGGCGGCGAAAGAGGCGGGGAGGCGGGACTTGAGGCCGACGGAGCTGCCGAAGGGTACGGTGTCGGTGGTGGAGTCTGTGCCCGCGCCGCCGGACTTGAAGCTGCATATCATCAAGGGCTACGACCTATCGGAGATATTCGACTATATAAACCCGGTGATGCTGTACACACGTCACCTGGGATTCAAGGGGCGGTTTGAGGAGGCGCTGGACGCGGGCGATGCCAAGGCGATAGAGCTTCGTGACCAGGTGAAGGCGGTAGAGGATGCGATGCTCATCCGAGAGGATATAAAAGCTGACGCGGTGTACAAGTTCTTCAGGGCGGCGTCAGAAGGAGATGATGTGGTGGTGTTGTCGCCGGACGGAAGGGATGTGCTGGAGCGGTTCCGATTTGGGAGGCAGTCTGGAGGTGATGGGCTGTGTCTGTCGGACTATTTGCTGCCGAGGTCGTCGGGGAAGGCGGATTACATCGGCGCGTTTGTGACGACGATAGGCCCAGGGGTGAGGGTGCTGGCGGAGATGTGGAAGGGGCATGGACGGTATTTGGACTCGCATATATTGCAGGTGCTGGCGCTGGAGGGGGCGGAGGCCTTTGCCGAGCTACTGCACCAGAAGATGCGTGCTATGTGGGGATTTCAGGACCCCGCTGGCATATCCAAGCAGGACTTGTTCAAGGCCAATTATCAGGGGCGGCGGTTCTCCTTTGGCTATCCGGCGTGCCCTCGATTGGATGACCAGGGACAGTTGTGGAGGCTGCTGGAGCCGGAGAGACACATTGGCGTCGGTTTGACGGAGGGGTTCATGATGGAGCCGGAGGGGTCGGTGAGCGCGCTGGTATTCCACCACCCGCAGGCCAAGTATTTCAACCTGAGCCCTTCGGACGCGGAGAGGCTGGAGAAGGCGCTGGCCGCTAGTTAA
- a CDS encoding TIGR03086 family protein, producing the protein MDHITVDVPDFCSSILSGKQPSETKPGSGNLAAYDAGIKNVVAAIKAPGALQKSYPTPFGPMTGAHFIMMPFMDLVVHGWDLAKATKQDTKMDSKHAEILYNAFNQQIDKMRDPRFFGPRVQVPANASTQDKLLGAMGRKP; encoded by the coding sequence ATTGATCATATTACCGTCGACGTTCCGGACTTCTGCTCTTCGATACTTTCTGGAAAGCAACCCTCGGAGACCAAGCCTGGCTCCGGCAATCTGGCTGCCTACGACGCTGGCATTAAAAATGTAGTCGCCGCAATCAAGGCTCCTGGAGCCCTACAGAAGAGTTATCCAACTCCTTTTGGGCCCATGACCGGCGCTCATTTTATTATGATGCCGTTCATGGATTTGGTCGTCCACGGCTGGGACCTGGCAAAGGCCACCAAGCAGGATACCAAGATGGACTCCAAGCATGCGGAAATTCTTTATAACGCGTTCAACCAGCAGATAGACAAGATGCGGGACCCTCGATTCTTTGGGCCGCGGGTGCAGGTGCCGGCCAATGCCAGCACACAGGATAAACTGCTGGGGGCGATGGGAAGGAAGCCATAA
- a CDS encoding EVE domain-containing protein: MPKSYWMVVLSPDNFKIARQRGFDIIGLVGQHRKKVQRMEPGDRVLLYVSHWRCFTTSATVTAPFVEDHTPIWKAEGGSNFPFRVGIKPDVVLQESQYIYAYHIAPRMDYTRRWVPEDWYLAFHGSLHLISKLDFHLVEDELLRSRRLGENRPPFYTPNSPVPNSTCLLDQMANDEVGRPAYR, translated from the coding sequence ATGCCCAAAAGTTATTGGATGGTGGTCCTCAGTCCCGACAACTTTAAAATCGCCCGTCAACGCGGCTTCGATATCATCGGCCTCGTGGGCCAGCACCGAAAAAAAGTCCAGCGCATGGAGCCGGGCGACCGCGTCCTCCTCTACGTCTCCCACTGGCGATGCTTCACTACCAGCGCCACGGTCACCGCCCCATTCGTAGAAGACCATACCCCCATCTGGAAAGCCGAAGGCGGCAGCAATTTTCCCTTCCGAGTCGGCATCAAGCCGGACGTTGTCCTTCAGGAAAGCCAGTACATTTACGCCTACCATATCGCCCCTCGAATGGACTACACCCGACGATGGGTGCCGGAAGACTGGTACCTCGCCTTCCACGGCAGCCTCCACCTCATATCCAAACTAGACTTCCATCTGGTCGAGGATGAACTGCTCCGCTCCCGCCGCCTGGGCGAAAATCGTCCCCCCTTCTACACCCCCAACTCCCCTGTCCCCAACTCCACCTGTCTACTGGATCAAATGGCGAATGACGAGGTAGGTCGCCCCGCCTACCGCTAG
- a CDS encoding RDD family protein, whose amino-acid sequence MTGCRRCGLSNGRGKWRCVGCGVWLAYLEPQPVSQEPVTCPACGVVSPWDALYCASCGKLLVTPPSQAASAEPTTVPEAAGAEYMGFWIRLVAAIVDGVILFVIQTVVLGFLGLAVAVTDEGIGFGLGFFIALAVRWVYNTLFIGFKGTTPGKMLVGAKVVDRNGQQPSVGTAFVREVPGKIVSELTLGFGYVWAALDGRKQGWHDKMAGTYVVRARREG is encoded by the coding sequence ATGACAGGGTGCCGTAGATGCGGATTGTCAAATGGACGGGGCAAGTGGAGGTGCGTGGGATGCGGAGTGTGGCTGGCGTACCTAGAGCCTCAGCCGGTGTCGCAGGAGCCGGTGACGTGCCCGGCGTGCGGCGTGGTAAGTCCGTGGGATGCGCTGTACTGCGCGAGCTGCGGCAAGTTGCTAGTGACGCCGCCGTCGCAGGCTGCATCGGCGGAACCAACGACGGTCCCGGAAGCGGCGGGGGCGGAATACATGGGGTTCTGGATCCGGCTGGTGGCGGCGATAGTGGACGGAGTCATTCTATTTGTCATACAGACTGTTGTTTTGGGGTTTTTGGGTCTAGCAGTCGCGGTCACTGATGAGGGCATTGGTTTTGGCCTGGGCTTTTTTATCGCACTAGCTGTGAGGTGGGTCTACAATACACTGTTTATCGGCTTCAAGGGGACGACGCCTGGAAAGATGCTGGTGGGGGCTAAGGTGGTGGATCGGAACGGACAACAGCCCAGCGTTGGCACAGCATTTGTAAGAGAAGTTCCCGGAAAGATAGTTTCAGAGTTAACGTTGGGGTTTGGGTACGTGTGGGCGGCGTTAGATGGGAGGAAGCAAGGGTGGCACGACAAAATGGCTGGTACCTACGTGGTGCGCGCTAGGAGGGAGGGCTAG
- a CDS encoding membrane dipeptidase: MVNVSERARKLHYSSIVIDTHTDSIDRETDTHEDLGQRLGDGFSDLPRLKEGNLTSQFFACFVDPKYIPRGQSIKRVLDMADAVKRLCERYPKDIGLAKTASDVRGLAKQGKRSAILAIEGGHAIEDDLAVLRIYHELGVRYMTLTWNNSNNWADGVLDKSRHNGVTDFGREVVREMERLGMMVDVSHASEKTFWDVMSAAKKPVIASHSSAWALCQHPRNMKDEQIKAMKKNGGVVCVCFVSQFLWEPYRQEFEDLTQKTKLEIWELRNKYKDPQALEGEMKKLQARFDATSARFESRPRLQHIADQIDYVANLAGIDHVGLGIDLNFYCIPQDIDDCTKLPLLTEELLRRGYSEQEVRKVLGENVLRLMEETVGR, translated from the coding sequence ATGGTCAACGTTAGCGAGAGGGCCAGGAAGCTGCATTATTCATCGATTGTCATCGATACACATACAGACAGTATCGATAGGGAGACGGACACGCACGAGGATCTGGGGCAGCGGCTGGGGGACGGGTTTTCAGACCTGCCGAGGCTGAAGGAAGGAAACTTAACGTCGCAGTTCTTCGCCTGCTTTGTCGATCCAAAGTACATACCGAGGGGGCAGTCCATCAAGCGGGTGCTGGACATGGCGGACGCGGTGAAGCGGCTGTGCGAACGCTACCCCAAGGATATAGGGCTGGCGAAGACTGCATCGGATGTGAGGGGCCTAGCTAAGCAGGGGAAGCGGTCGGCGATTCTGGCCATCGAGGGCGGACACGCCATTGAGGACGACCTGGCGGTGCTGCGGATTTACCACGAACTGGGCGTTCGGTATATGACGCTGACCTGGAACAACTCCAATAACTGGGCCGACGGGGTGCTGGACAAGTCAAGGCATAACGGGGTCACGGACTTCGGGCGGGAGGTGGTGCGGGAGATGGAGCGGCTGGGGATGATGGTGGACGTATCTCACGCCTCCGAGAAGACTTTCTGGGACGTGATGTCGGCGGCTAAGAAGCCGGTCATCGCGTCGCATTCGTCGGCGTGGGCGCTGTGCCAGCACCCTCGAAACATGAAGGACGAGCAGATCAAGGCAATGAAAAAGAATGGCGGCGTGGTGTGCGTGTGCTTCGTCAGCCAGTTCTTGTGGGAGCCGTACCGGCAGGAGTTCGAGGACCTGACGCAGAAGACCAAGCTGGAGATATGGGAGCTTCGCAACAAATACAAAGACCCGCAGGCGCTGGAAGGCGAGATGAAAAAGCTACAGGCTAGGTTTGACGCGACGTCGGCGCGGTTTGAGAGCAGGCCGCGGTTGCAGCACATCGCCGACCAGATTGACTACGTGGCGAACCTGGCGGGGATTGACCACGTGGGGCTGGGAATCGACCTGAACTTCTACTGCATACCCCAGGACATCGACGACTGCACTAAGCTGCCACTGTTGACGGAGGAACTGCTGAGGCGGGGATATTCGGAACAGGAGGTGCGGAAGGTGCTGGGGGAGAACGTGCTGCGACTGATGGAAGAGACGGTGGGACGTTAA
- a CDS encoding TIGR03086 family protein, with the protein MTTQQMPNPVELYEAAAKNTRKIIAGVKSNQLKDSTPCAKWNVQDLVDHLAGGTDFAITILKGGQLAGEPKPGSGNLAKYDAGVKNVVATAKTPGVMQKTVNTPIGPMPAAQFMMACFMDQLVHGWDLAKATKQDTKLDARHVLVCYNAFAPHIDKMRDPRVFGPAVKVPDNASAQDKMIAMFGRKP; encoded by the coding sequence ATGACGACTCAGCAGATGCCTAACCCGGTGGAGCTGTACGAGGCGGCGGCGAAGAACACACGAAAGATTATCGCGGGAGTGAAATCCAACCAGCTTAAAGACTCGACCCCGTGTGCAAAATGGAATGTGCAAGACCTCGTTGACCATTTAGCTGGCGGGACGGACTTTGCTATAACTATTTTGAAGGGAGGACAGCTGGCGGGCGAACCTAAACCCGGCTCTGGGAATCTGGCTAAATATGATGCCGGTGTTAAAAACGTGGTAGCGACGGCAAAAACTCCGGGCGTTATGCAAAAGACGGTGAATACCCCTATCGGTCCTATGCCCGCTGCTCAGTTCATGATGGCTTGTTTTATGGACCAGTTAGTGCATGGGTGGGACCTGGCCAAGGCCACCAAGCAGGACACGAAGCTGGACGCTAGACACGTGCTGGTATGTTATAACGCCTTTGCTCCGCACATCGACAAGATGCGAGACCCCAGGGTGTTTGGGCCCGCGGTCAAGGTGCCTGACAATGCGAGCGCCCAGGACAAGATGATCGCGATGTTTGGTCGAAAGCCTTAG